A portion of the Acidisarcina polymorpha genome contains these proteins:
- a CDS encoding YncE family protein yields MLKPYLKIAAVTVLAASAGTVANAQSVKGTVTLKNIPEGIAVNPFNNRIYVAVPTFGAKPYDYLQEIDGNTDTVTKTIQIPPFAYAVAIDPLTSTIFVGGTSEDKNGVIQSEVVTVSDHTKQVLGTIHVSSTPGDGIQGLAVNSLTGDLYVSNGSDNEIDVIHSGKVTTRIPVAGEPFGVAVNPFSNQVYAALINGNVAVINAATNTVTATTAVGTSDAGIAVNFFTGNVYTTNQVFTESSTVGVLGAAGNVITNIPVGNTPIGIDVDPVTNLAFVANTQDGTVSVINQATNTVSATLPVSGLFVAANFVTGKVYVGSDNSSPIVTVISEK; encoded by the coding sequence ATGCTGAAGCCATATCTTAAAATTGCTGCTGTCACCGTTCTCGCGGCCTCCGCAGGCACTGTGGCGAATGCCCAGTCCGTTAAGGGCACCGTTACCCTCAAGAACATTCCTGAAGGGATTGCTGTCAACCCGTTTAACAATCGCATCTACGTCGCCGTACCTACCTTCGGCGCGAAGCCCTACGACTATCTCCAGGAGATTGACGGCAACACGGACACGGTCACGAAAACCATTCAGATCCCACCCTTCGCCTATGCTGTCGCTATCGACCCGCTGACCAGCACGATCTTCGTGGGCGGAACCTCGGAAGACAAGAATGGCGTCATTCAGAGCGAAGTAGTTACCGTATCCGACCACACGAAACAGGTCCTCGGGACCATTCATGTCTCCTCAACTCCGGGAGACGGCATCCAGGGCCTCGCCGTCAACTCATTGACCGGCGACCTTTATGTCTCCAACGGAAGCGACAACGAAATCGATGTAATTCATTCGGGTAAGGTCACGACCCGGATTCCAGTTGCAGGTGAGCCATTTGGTGTTGCTGTCAACCCTTTCTCCAATCAGGTTTATGCAGCGTTGATTAATGGAAACGTCGCGGTCATCAATGCAGCGACCAACACGGTTACTGCCACCACTGCCGTCGGCACATCCGACGCGGGCATCGCGGTCAACTTCTTTACTGGAAATGTTTACACAACCAACCAGGTGTTTACTGAATCCTCCACTGTCGGCGTTCTCGGCGCGGCGGGCAATGTCATTACCAACATTCCGGTAGGCAACACCCCCATCGGCATTGATGTCGATCCAGTGACCAACCTCGCTTTCGTCGCCAACACTCAGGATGGCACGGTGAGCGTAATCAACCAGGCCACTAACACCGTATCTGCGACACTGCCGGTTTCCGGTCTCTTTGTCGCAGCTAATTTTGTTACTGGCAAGGTGTATGTAGGTTCGGATAACTCCAGCCCAATAGTCACCGTTATCAGCGAAAAGTAG